One Bacteroidales bacterium genomic window, AAATATGCCGGGCTGGCTGGAATGATCAATTCCCTGTGGAGCCTCGGTCAGCGCTTGAAATATTACGGAATGGAAACTCCTTTCCTGAAAATTCAGCAGGCACATAAATACGATTCGCTTGCCGAAGCCAAAAAGGTGATTTCCGAAGTAGGGCAGGAGATAGCCGAAAACGGACTGCCTGAGGAACTTCGCCCGCTTACCATTGGTTTCACAGGATATGGAAATGTTTCCATTGGTGCGCAGGAAATTGCGAACCTGCTTCCCGTTAAGGAGATTTCACCAGAGAAATTGCTGAGTCTGAAGGATCGGGATCACTTACCCAATAATCTGATCTATAAAGTTGTATTCAAAGAAGAAGACCTGTCCGAACCAATTGATCCGGCCCAGGAATTTGAACTGCACGATTATTATTCACATCCTGAAAAATACCGCAGCCAGTTTGAAAAATACATTCCGCATCTGACTGTATTAATGAACTGTATGTATTGGGATACCCGTTATCCGCGAATAGTAACCAAAAATTATCTTGAAAAATTATATTCAGCCGGAACTCCAAAACTCACTGTTATCGGTGATATTACCTGCGATCCTGACGGCTCCATCGAATGCACCCACAAGGGCACTGAGATTGAAGATCCGGTTTTTGTGTATAATCCATTTGCACGTGAGCCCAACAGCGGTTTTAGCGGCGATGGCATACTTGTGATGGCAGTGGATATTTTGCCCAGTGAATTGCCCCGCGATTCATCTATCGCATTTGCCGATGCGCTGATGCCTTACATCAAGCCCGTTGCGGTAGCCGATTTCAATGAGCATTTTGATGATGTAGATTTACCACGCGCGCTAAAAAAGGCTCTCATTCTTCACCAGGGAGAACTAACACCCGATTATAAATACATCGAACAATACTTAAAATAAAAATTGGCACGGGTTATTGGTTCATTTTACGAACTCAGACTCAGCCAAAACATCATTAACTAAATTAACGCTAAAACTCTATTTGTATGCAGAAAGTTCTGATTTTAGGAGCAGGGATGGTTGTAAAACCTATAGTAACTTATTTATTGGATAAAGGCTATCATGTAACCGTGGCCACACGAACAAAATCAAAGGCTGAATCCATGATTGGCGATCACAAAAACGGAACAGCTTTGGCCTGGACTGTTGAAGACGAAAAAACACTAGGCGAACTGGTGGACTCCCACGATCTTACTGTGAGCCTTTTGCCCTGGACTCACCACATCATGGTTGCTGAGCATTGCATCAGGCATAAGAAAAACATGGTCACTACTTCGTATGTAAAGCCCGCAATGCAAGCGCTTGATGAAGCAGCGAAGGAAGCCGGAATTATTATTCTCAATGAACTGGGCCTCGATCCCGGCATTGACCACATGGGAGCCATGCGTATTATTGACCATGTTCACAGCAAAGGTGGAAAAATTGAAGAGTTTTATTCAATCTGCGGAGCCCTTCCTGCGCTGGAAGCAGCAACCAATCCGTTTAAATACAAGTTTTCCTGGAGCCCAAAGGGTGTGGTGATGGCCGGCAACAACGATGGCAATTATCTGCGTCATGGAAAACATGTGTATGTTCCTACCGAAGATTTATTCAAAAACCCGCTCTCAGTAAATTTCCCTGAAGTTGGTAAACTTGAGATTTATCCAAACCGCGATTCCATGCCATACATCAGCCTGTATGGAATTCCTGAAACCAAGACTATGATGCGCGGAACTTTCCGTCATCCGGGCTGGTGCGAAAGTATTGATGTCATGAAAGCGCTGAAACTGATCACCAGCGATAAGTACGACTTTACCGGCAAAACGTATGCAGATTTCATTGCCATGATGATAGGAGCCGAAAATTCTGAGAATATTCGCCAAAAAACAGCAGTATTCCTCGGGATTGATGAAAAAGTCTATGCCCTTGATGCAATCGAATGGCTCGGATTATTCAGCAACGAACCTATGAACCGTGCTCAGGACACTCCTTTTGAGATCACCAGTGATGTAATGATCGCCAAAATGGAACTGGGCCGCGATGAACGCGACATGGTTGTGATGCAGCATGTTTTCCTGGCTTCTTATCCCGATGGCAAGCAGGAAGTGATCAAATCGTCAATGCTGGATTTTGGAACCCTGGCCACCGATACTGCTGTTGCCCGCACTGTTGCTTTACCGGCAGCTATTGGCGTGGAAATGATTCTTAAAGGCGAGATTGCCGAAAAAGGTGTTCATATTCCGGTTATTCCTGGTATATATAATCCAATTCTCGACAGGCTCGAAGATATGGACATTCGCATGGTTGAAGAGTATGGATTGCCATTATCAGAGAATATCAGCTAATCTGAAAAATCAAAATTCAAAAAATAAGCGGCGCTGGGTTTTTACCAGTGCCGTTTTTTTATACGACATGCATCTGGAGTAATTGTCCGAACCAAGGTTTTCATGGAATCTCAATGCTTTTACCTTGCAGAAACTTCCGTCTACGGTGTCATATAAGCCTTTTACCGACTTTTAGAATACCGTTA contains:
- a CDS encoding saccharopine dehydrogenase NADP-binding domain-containing protein; translation: MQKVLILGAGMVVKPIVTYLLDKGYHVTVATRTKSKAESMIGDHKNGTALAWTVEDEKTLGELVDSHDLTVSLLPWTHHIMVAEHCIRHKKNMVTTSYVKPAMQALDEAAKEAGIIILNELGLDPGIDHMGAMRIIDHVHSKGGKIEEFYSICGALPALEAATNPFKYKFSWSPKGVVMAGNNDGNYLRHGKHVYVPTEDLFKNPLSVNFPEVGKLEIYPNRDSMPYISLYGIPETKTMMRGTFRHPGWCESIDVMKALKLITSDKYDFTGKTYADFIAMMIGAENSENIRQKTAVFLGIDEKVYALDAIEWLGLFSNEPMNRAQDTPFEITSDVMIAKMELGRDERDMVVMQHVFLASYPDGKQEVIKSSMLDFGTLATDTAVARTVALPAAIGVEMILKGEIAEKGVHIPVIPGIYNPILDRLEDMDIRMVEEYGLPLSENIS